From the Lolium rigidum isolate FL_2022 chromosome 2, APGP_CSIRO_Lrig_0.1, whole genome shotgun sequence genome, one window contains:
- the LOC124687362 gene encoding uncharacterized protein LOC124687362 encodes MESLCGRATLGENVNKVIDMQRSGATIAFDYFSNKLLTEASTSRNHGSGNDVTEVKYLPDNKLEMVHKLFKLIEDGDLWRWTIPNSKAFSSGLKDLDIEFNVNENGKLFDQLLELDPEQVISRGQVTLSQKQTLIADCLEKSYEIALGCGQFGNCLAVNADAIAKLRSELGNQLADKSQNLNLRAIGAVVYKVPELNNDQMLKISLRSLGQEDTTSISQEYGGGGHRNASSFLLSVAEFERWKVGAEPSNPETA; translated from the exons ATGGAAAGTCTGTGTGGGAGGGCCACACTTGGGGAAAATGTGAATAAGGTGATTGACATGCAACGCAGTGGAGCAACAATTGCGTTTGACTACTTTAGCAACAAATTGCTGACAGAAGCTAGTACTTCACGGAACCATGGAAGTGGTAATGATGTAACTGAAGTGAAATATCTACCCGACAACAAGCTTGAGATGGTACACAAGCTCTTCAAGCTTATTGAGGACGGAGATCTATGGAGGTGGACTATTCCAAATAGCAAGGCCTTTAGCAGTGGCCTTAAAGATCTGGACATTGAATTCAATGTCAATGAAAATGGAAAGTTGTTTGATCAG CTGCTGGAGTTGGATCCTGAACAAGTGATTTCTCGGGGACAAGTAACATTATCGCAGAAGCAAACATTGATTGCTGATTGTTTAGAGAAGTCCTACGAAATTGCACTAGGATGTGGGCAGTTTGGGAATTGTCTG GCTGTGAATGCTGATGCTATTGCAAAGTTGAGAAGTGAACTCGGAAACCAGCTAGCCGACAAGAGTCAGAATTTGAATCTGAG AGCTATTGGCGCGGTGGTATATAAAGTTCCTGAGTTGAATAATGACCAGATGCTAAAAATTAGTCTCAGAAGTTTGGGTCAAGAAGACACAACTTCTATATCTCAG GAATACGGTGGTGGGGGGCATCGAAACGCAAGCTCGTTCCTGTTGAGTGTTGCAGAATTTGAGAGGTGGAAGGTTGGAGCTGAACCTTCCAACCCAGAAACTGCCTAG